One genomic region from Kwoniella dejecticola CBS 10117 chromosome 1, complete sequence encodes:
- a CDS encoding kynurenine 3-monooxygenase → MSADRPRKVLIIGAGPVGALTALSLHRRGWEVELWESRYDPRGKNAAPSNLRSINLAISARGLEALRSVDPSLAEQFQNEAIPMKGRMIHHVDGKQESQIYDPINGQCINSIGRPLLNQRLVESLPPSIKIRFQTKLSRVDLDTKIAYGSSPEQKDADEHGTPFDLIIGCDGSWSKVRTSMMRMERMDFSQSFIPHAYIELHMPADPSRPGGYAIDKNHLHIWPRHSFMLIGLPNKDGSFTLTLFLPFSSLSTLTTREAASRFFIEHFPSAVQIVGEKRLLDDFENNPRGNLVTINCTPSAWSSHALLLGDASHSMVPFFGQGLNCGLEDVRVLNSVLEKHQISSTTNAKLGETDIDLELALKSYSVERQADLKAICELALQNYTEMRSHVLSPLHHIRRFVDSALTRILPSRPSKLHLSLTDPFPTKRVKGWTSLYEMVTFRPDVPYSEALRKEQAQKEIMAWTGYISGILGFGAVGFTGLRLARKWLDRN, encoded by the exons ATGTCAGCAGATCGACCTCGGAAAGTCCTGATTATCGGTGCTGGGCCTGTAGGAGCTCTGACGGCGCTCAGCCTGCATCggagaggatgggaagtAGAGCTTTGGGAATCACGATATG ATCCAAGGGGGAAGAATGCCGCTCCTAGCAATCTACGATCCATCAACTTGGCCATCTCTGCGCGAGGCTTGGAAGCGTTACGCAGCGTTGATCCTTCCTTAG CTGAGCAGTTCCAGAACGAAGCTATACCGATGAAAGGCCGGATGATACATCATGTAGACGGTAAACAGGAATCACAGATTTACGATCCGATAAATGGACAG TGCATAAATTCCATCGGACGACCATTACTAAACCAACGCTTAGTCGAATCACTCCCCCCATCTATCAAAATACGCTTCCAAACAAAGTTATCCCGGGTAGATTTGGATACAAAGATAGCGTACGGGTCTTCGCCCGAACAGAAAGATGCC GACGAGCATGGGACTCCCTTCGATTTGATCATTGGATGTGACGGTAGTTGGTCCAAAGTCCGAACATcaatgatgaggatggagag AATGGATTTCTCGCAATCGTTCATACCCCATGCGTACATCGAATTGCACATGCCTGCTGACCCTTCCAGACCCGGCGGATACGCTATCGACAAGAATCACTTGCATATCTGGCCAAGGCATTCTTTCATGCTCATTGGTCTTCCCAACAAG GACGGGtcattcaccttgactcTCTTCTTACCCTTCTCCTCACTATCGACTCTCACAACGCGGGAAGCCGCCAGCCGATTCTTCATTGAGCACTTCCCCTCGGCGGTACAGATTgtaggcgagaagaggctGTTGGATGATTTCGAAAACAATCCTAGAGGTAATTTAGTCACAATCAat TGCACGCCGTCAGCTTGGTCTTCCCATGCACTCTTACTGGGTGATGCGTCCCACAGTATGGTACC CTTCTTTGGACAAGGTCTGAATTGTGGTTTAGAGGATGTCAGAGTCCTCAACTCCGTTCTCGAGAAGCATCAGATCTCCTCCACTACCAACGCGAAACTGGGAGAAACCGATATTGACTTGGAACTAGCTTTGAAGTCTTACTCGGTCGaacgtcaagctgatttgaaagCCATCTGTGAATTGGCTTTGCAGAATTA TACCGAGATGCGATCACACGTCCTTTCGCCATTACATCACATTCGGCGATTCGTCGATTCAGCCTTAACGCGAATCCTCCCCTCCCGTCCGTCTAAATTACACTTATCGCTGACAGATCCTTTCCCGACTAAACGCGTGAAAGGCTGGACGAGTCTGTACGAGATGGTCACTTTCAGGCCGGATGTCCCGTACTCCGAAGCTCTGAGGAAGGAGCAGgcgcagaaggagatcatggcTTGGACAGGGTACATCTCTGGGATATTGGGATTTGGAGCGGTGGGCTTTACTGGATTGAGATTGGCTAGGAAGTGGTTGGATAGGAATTAG